In one window of Halorubrum sp. BV1 DNA:
- a CDS encoding restriction endonuclease, translating to MSTVDEVYEFGQDTFNVPERGEIRIEGCPSSITDQLRRASFTQESPGVFTKSQEALDSDQEYEVVTVTVDGEHDETLHVEATDIIGVVSLTPSSKILVDPKIEWEHIFDMLLAVYDQNRSIEYHGIPLQDFLSDDIDLDDVFVVLAINYLDGLETIERHGFIRDLIIRRVDSLDGRGEIDVEQTLLNHARGNLEPHWIRNEIEHNNAANSLLHYAGKTLLRLFQQKSAENDHPAYDRIFSEVHREVERLESMGVDSSLDRMDEYRRITLDDLPKQRRYYQKAFDVAKAVMSSSLGQQLRQGPRELVVDYVLNMESLFEQYSQVVIERELNYIKSYDHLGELDDMTPVRSPSVNPFEGENEVYHQPDHALQEGEETIAILDSKYYAEGHDPVKESPSRSRLFSYAYLLHADRLGFLCPLLTPRRRRVVQTGAELQIVSPEDGFTLDSYDEVVHEYLHDVLVDDYPELEAFRAVAENQLCLDAADEGDLSEAKAMSGPFAFKDSRDFSLRVVKAAADEHSWNVRNRYDLEQDGEWTREQIETRCDRRYEHTTTCVPVFCRDHGQEWIDLYFLQNGTDEVDKEGPLKLI from the coding sequence ATGAGCACCGTCGACGAAGTGTACGAGTTCGGGCAGGACACCTTCAACGTCCCCGAGCGGGGGGAGATTCGCATAGAGGGGTGTCCGTCCAGCATCACCGACCAACTTCGTCGTGCGTCGTTCACCCAGGAGAGTCCGGGCGTCTTCACCAAGAGCCAGGAAGCCCTCGACTCCGACCAGGAGTACGAAGTCGTTACCGTCACCGTCGACGGGGAGCACGACGAGACCCTCCACGTCGAAGCGACCGACATCATCGGTGTCGTGAGCCTCACGCCGTCGTCGAAGATACTGGTCGATCCGAAGATTGAGTGGGAGCACATCTTCGACATGCTGCTAGCCGTCTACGACCAGAATCGGTCGATCGAGTACCACGGCATCCCACTTCAGGACTTCCTGTCCGACGACATCGACCTTGACGACGTGTTCGTGGTGCTGGCGATCAATTACCTCGACGGTCTGGAAACCATCGAACGCCACGGCTTCATCCGCGACCTCATCATTCGCCGGGTGGACAGCCTGGACGGCCGCGGGGAGATTGACGTCGAGCAGACGCTCCTGAACCACGCACGCGGGAACCTCGAGCCTCACTGGATCCGTAACGAGATCGAGCACAACAACGCCGCGAACTCACTGCTACACTACGCTGGGAAGACGCTCCTGCGCCTCTTCCAGCAAAAGTCAGCAGAGAACGACCACCCGGCTTACGACCGTATCTTCTCAGAGGTGCACCGGGAGGTCGAGCGACTGGAGAGCATGGGCGTCGACAGCAGCCTGGACCGGATGGACGAGTACCGTCGCATCACTCTTGACGACCTACCCAAGCAACGGCGGTACTACCAGAAGGCGTTCGATGTCGCGAAGGCGGTCATGTCCTCGTCGCTCGGTCAGCAGCTACGCCAAGGGCCACGCGAGCTGGTGGTGGACTACGTCCTCAACATGGAGTCGCTGTTCGAGCAATACTCACAGGTGGTCATCGAACGCGAGCTCAACTACATCAAATCCTACGATCACCTTGGCGAGCTCGACGACATGACACCTGTGCGTTCCCCGTCGGTCAATCCCTTCGAGGGGGAAAACGAGGTCTACCACCAGCCAGACCACGCGCTCCAAGAAGGAGAAGAAACCATCGCGATTCTCGACTCGAAATACTACGCCGAAGGGCACGACCCAGTCAAGGAGTCGCCGTCCCGATCCCGGCTGTTCAGTTACGCCTACCTGCTCCACGCCGACCGACTGGGCTTCCTCTGTCCCCTGCTGACGCCGCGGCGTCGCCGTGTCGTCCAGACCGGGGCAGAGCTTCAAATCGTCTCACCAGAGGACGGGTTCACGCTCGACAGCTACGACGAAGTCGTCCACGAGTACCTGCACGACGTGCTCGTCGACGACTATCCAGAACTCGAGGCCTTCCGTGCAGTCGCCGAGAACCAACTCTGCCTGGACGCCGCCGACGAAGGCGACCTCAGTGAGGCGAAGGCTATGAGTGGCCCATTCGCGTTCAAGGATTCGCGGGACTTCTCGCTCCGGGTCGTTAAGGCCGCTGCTGACGAGCACTCGTGGAACGTTCGGAACCGGTACGACCTCGAACAGGACGGTGAATGGACGCGCGAACAGATCGAAACGCGGTGTGACCGGCGATACGAGCACACCACCACCTGTGTTCCTGTGTTTTGCCGAGACCACGGCCAGGAGTGGATCGACCTGTACTTCCTTCAGAACGGCACTGACGAGGTCGACAAAGAAGGTCCGTTGAAGCTGATCTAG